The Rhodocytophaga rosea genome has a segment encoding these proteins:
- a CDS encoding Rpn family recombination-promoting nuclease/putative transposase has translation MIKHLLIDFLNQVLGDRERILDLTYLNTENQGKTEWDRKAIFDLYCENEKGEKFIIELQNVKQEFFKDRSIFYASFPIQEQAPKGKDWDYYLNAVYTIGILNFSFPDKSSKERYLREVQLLDDQTFEIFYDKLAFIYLEMPKFRKSEAELVTHLDKWMYVLKNLPKLQVRPAKLQEKVFEKLFSEAEIAKLTPEDMRTYEESLKTYRDNYIVLETARKEGKQEGIDEGIEKGIEIGASQRETEIARRLKQKGVDIEVIAETTGLSKEQIEQL, from the coding sequence TTGATTAAGCATCTGCTCATAGATTTTCTCAATCAAGTGTTAGGTGATCGGGAGCGTATCCTTGATTTAACATACCTAAATACAGAAAATCAGGGTAAAACAGAATGGGATAGAAAAGCAATCTTTGACTTGTACTGCGAAAATGAGAAAGGTGAAAAATTCATTATTGAACTGCAGAATGTAAAACAGGAATTTTTCAAAGATCGCAGCATATTTTATGCTTCCTTTCCCATCCAAGAGCAAGCGCCAAAGGGTAAAGACTGGGATTATTATCTAAATGCTGTCTATACGATTGGCATCTTAAACTTCAGCTTTCCTGACAAGAGCAGTAAGGAACGGTATTTGCGAGAAGTCCAGTTGCTGGATGATCAAACCTTTGAGATCTTTTATGACAAGCTAGCGTTTATCTACCTGGAAATGCCTAAATTTAGAAAAAGTGAAGCTGAGTTAGTAACCCATTTGGATAAATGGATGTATGTGTTAAAGAACTTGCCTAAACTGCAGGTAAGGCCTGCCAAGTTGCAGGAAAAAGTATTTGAAAAATTATTTTCAGAAGCAGAAATAGCTAAATTAACCCCTGAAGATATGAGAACCTACGAAGAAAGTTTAAAAACCTACCGCGACAATTATATTGTATTGGAAACTGCCCGTAAGGAAGGCAAACAGGAAGGAATAGATGAGGGAATAGAAAAAGGCATTGAGATAGGAGCTTCTCAAAGAGAAACAGAGATTGCCAGACGTCTGAAACAAAAGGGCGTAGATATAGAAGTGATTGCAGAGACAACCGGCTTATCAAAAGAGCAAATTGAGCAGTTGTAA
- a CDS encoding IS5 family transposase encodes MLSKDIIKEQILPHLSQGKRGTRCKADYIQIVKAIFYKLKTGSQWRELPMYEFFRESPYSWQSIYYHFNKWAKDGSWQHLWIALLKKYRSCLDLSSMQLDGSHTLAKNGGACVGYQKRKKAVTTNMLFLADNQGLMLACSEPISGEHNDLYQISECFKSLCLLLEQAGISLEGIFMNADAGFDSKELRKQCAQQKIEANIAINKRSSKETLADCYFDQQLYKKRGVIEQANAWLDSFKTLLIRFEVLTQTWLAFHMMAFSLLFLRRIIKLNKL; translated from the coding sequence GTGCTGAGTAAAGATATTATAAAAGAGCAAATTCTGCCTCATTTATCACAAGGCAAAAGAGGAACAAGATGTAAAGCAGATTACATCCAAATAGTAAAAGCTATTTTTTATAAATTAAAAACAGGTAGTCAATGGAGAGAGTTACCCATGTATGAGTTTTTTAGAGAATCTCCTTATAGTTGGCAATCCATTTACTACCACTTCAATAAATGGGCAAAAGATGGCAGTTGGCAACACCTATGGATAGCCTTACTGAAAAAATATCGATCCTGTTTGGATTTATCTTCGATGCAACTAGATGGTAGCCATACCCTAGCAAAAAATGGTGGGGCTTGTGTAGGCTATCAGAAAAGAAAAAAAGCTGTGACTACTAATATGCTTTTTCTGGCTGACAATCAAGGCTTGATGTTAGCTTGTAGTGAGCCTATTAGCGGAGAACACAATGATTTATATCAGATTAGTGAATGCTTTAAAAGTCTATGTCTGCTATTAGAGCAAGCAGGAATCAGCTTAGAAGGTATATTCATGAATGCAGATGCGGGCTTTGATTCTAAAGAATTACGAAAACAATGTGCACAGCAAAAAATAGAAGCCAACATTGCTATCAACAAAAGAAGCAGTAAAGAGACCCTTGCTGATTGCTACTTTGATCAACAATTGTATAAGAAAAGAGGAGTCATTGAACAAGCTAATGCTTGGTTAGACAGTTTTAAGACACTGCTGATCCGTTTTGAAGTATTGACTCAGACTTGGCTTGCTTTTCATATGATGGCTTTCTCTCTGCTGTTCTTACGCAGAATCATCAAACTTAATAAACTTTAA
- a CDS encoding beta-propeller domain-containing protein produces MITCFSTQSTAQTVSADKSLAPAVLPGKGLNQFDFFYAGEAKWRNMYIIRNGQITWSYIDTVGKGEISDAVLMKNGNVLFAHQYGVTLINRDKKVLWKYNAPEGFETHTAQPIGKEHVVFVQNGNPAKVFVMNIRTDKAVREFEIPFKSGTHGQIRHARLTKEGTLLVAHMDLGKVNEYDIDGKQLSSIDVPSVWSAVPLKNGNLLVASNQNFVREITRKGRVVWDFSLADISDYTITSPQIALRLPNGNTLVNNWFNQWSNIKIDPNNAPVQAFELTPDKKVVWALRSWSAPNLGPSTTIQLLNDPDNMYEKVYFGNIK; encoded by the coding sequence TTGATTACCTGTTTTAGTACACAATCAACAGCACAAACAGTAAGTGCCGATAAATCCCTCGCACCCGCGGTATTGCCCGGAAAGGGCCTTAACCAATTTGACTTTTTTTATGCGGGCGAAGCCAAATGGCGCAATATGTATATCATCCGTAATGGACAGATCACCTGGTCGTACATTGATACGGTGGGTAAAGGCGAAATCAGTGACGCGGTATTAATGAAAAACGGAAATGTCTTGTTTGCGCATCAATATGGGGTAACGTTAATTAACCGCGATAAAAAGGTACTTTGGAAATACAACGCACCCGAAGGGTTTGAAACTCATACTGCCCAGCCTATTGGTAAGGAACATGTAGTGTTTGTTCAAAACGGCAATCCAGCTAAGGTATTTGTAATGAATATTAGAACAGATAAGGCTGTAAGAGAATTTGAAATACCTTTCAAAAGTGGTACCCACGGACAAATAAGGCATGCCAGATTAACAAAGGAGGGTACCTTATTAGTAGCGCATATGGATCTGGGTAAAGTTAATGAATATGATATTGATGGAAAACAGCTTTCCTCTATTGATGTACCAAGTGTATGGTCGGCAGTTCCGTTAAAAAACGGCAATCTTCTGGTAGCAAGCAATCAAAATTTTGTAAGAGAAATAACCCGTAAGGGTAGGGTTGTGTGGGATTTTTCGCTGGCGGATATTTCGGACTATACAATCACAAGTCCGCAGATTGCATTGCGTCTTCCCAATGGAAATACGCTTGTTAATAACTGGTTTAATCAGTGGAGCAATATAAAGATTGATCCTAACAACGCACCAGTACAGGCTTTTGAACTTACTCCTGACAAAAAAGTTGTATGGGCGCTACGCTCATGGTCAGCGCCTAATCTGGGGCCATCAACTACCATTCAATTACTTAACGATCCTGACAACATGTACGAAAAAGTTTATTTTGGCAATATTAAGTAA
- a CDS encoding c-type cytochrome, whose amino-acid sequence MKKRYFNGILTLSLLSILTLTSLKYRNNKQEDQPNAGLTLPQDFKAVKLIEGIGKVRHLIVTPKGNMYARLARTVNEQGTLLLQESNGKAIVKSGFGNYCGTGVQLYKGYLYVASNSEIFRYKVDANEQVINPDQPETIVTGLVDKGTHETKSIMMDNAGNMYIPIGCPSNSCQIEDRKKGSLGQPDCPLLETSGGVWQFKPDKLNQTYADGVRYATGLRNVVAVDWNTQTNQLYVMQHGRDQLNNLFPDLYDSKQNAELPAECMYALKKGDNAGWPYIYYDPIQHKKILAPEYGGDGKKEGSSAYIDPVAAYPAHMAPNDILFYTGNQFPERYKNGAFIAFHGSWNRGPEPQAGYYLVFQPFKNGKPFGKWEVFADGFSGSPEKTASGRADHRPCGLALGPDGSLYVSDDSKGAIYKITYSKGTASQNAKVSATTTPVKSVTPKKAENKIPAAIKASYTAGAAIYKQNCVVCHQADGGGVQNLNAPLIKTDFVLGNKPRLINIILKGMSGVDINGERYSNVMPSHSFLTDKQIADVLTYVRNSFGNQATAVSASEVAAIRKEE is encoded by the coding sequence ATGAAGAAACGATATTTTAACGGAATACTTACACTATCATTACTATCAATACTAACCTTAACATCTTTAAAATACCGTAATAATAAACAAGAGGATCAGCCTAATGCAGGTTTAACTCTGCCGCAAGATTTTAAGGCTGTAAAGCTGATTGAAGGCATAGGAAAAGTGCGGCATTTAATTGTAACTCCCAAGGGAAACATGTATGCCCGGTTAGCCCGTACTGTTAATGAGCAGGGAACTTTATTATTACAGGAAAGCAATGGAAAAGCCATTGTAAAATCTGGCTTTGGCAATTATTGCGGCACCGGCGTGCAGTTATATAAAGGTTATTTGTATGTAGCTTCTAATTCAGAAATATTCCGCTATAAAGTGGATGCAAACGAGCAGGTAATAAACCCTGATCAACCGGAAACTATTGTTACAGGACTAGTGGATAAAGGCACCCATGAAACCAAATCAATTATGATGGACAATGCGGGTAATATGTACATCCCAATTGGTTGTCCTTCCAATTCCTGCCAAATTGAAGACCGGAAGAAAGGTTCCTTAGGACAGCCTGATTGCCCATTGCTAGAAACTTCCGGCGGTGTATGGCAGTTTAAACCCGATAAGCTTAACCAGACTTATGCAGATGGTGTTCGTTACGCAACTGGCTTAAGGAACGTGGTAGCCGTTGATTGGAATACGCAAACAAACCAGCTGTATGTGATGCAACATGGCCGAGACCAGCTGAATAACTTATTTCCAGATCTGTACGACAGTAAACAAAATGCCGAATTACCAGCAGAGTGTATGTATGCGCTGAAAAAGGGAGATAATGCTGGCTGGCCCTATATTTATTATGACCCTATTCAGCATAAAAAGATTCTGGCACCCGAATATGGCGGTGATGGCAAAAAAGAGGGCAGTTCAGCATATATAGACCCGGTAGCCGCTTATCCTGCACATATGGCGCCTAATGATATTTTGTTTTATACTGGTAATCAATTTCCGGAGCGTTATAAAAATGGCGCTTTCATAGCTTTTCATGGTTCCTGGAATCGTGGCCCGGAGCCTCAGGCTGGCTATTATTTGGTGTTTCAGCCCTTTAAAAATGGGAAACCTTTTGGCAAATGGGAAGTTTTTGCTGATGGTTTCTCAGGTTCACCGGAAAAGACCGCTTCGGGTAGAGCCGATCATCGCCCCTGCGGATTAGCCTTGGGACCAGATGGATCATTATATGTAAGCGACGATTCAAAAGGTGCCATTTACAAAATAACCTACAGCAAAGGAACGGCCAGCCAGAATGCTAAGGTATCTGCCACTACCACTCCAGTTAAGTCTGTTACGCCAAAAAAAGCTGAAAATAAAATTCCGGCTGCCATAAAAGCATCTTATACTGCCGGAGCCGCTATTTATAAACAAAACTGCGTTGTATGCCATCAGGCTGATGGCGGCGGGGTTCAGAACCTGAATGCACCGCTTATAAAAACCGATTTTGTATTGGGCAACAAACCCCGGTTAATTAATATAATTCTGAAAGGCATGAGTGGGGTTGATATTAATGGCGAAAGATATAGTAATGTAATGCCATCACATAGCTTTTTAACCGATAAACAAATTGCTGATGTGTTAACTTACGTGCGTAACAGTTTTGGCAATCAGGCTACAGCCGTTTCTGCTTCAGAGGTGGCCGCCATCCGAAAAGAAGAATAG